A region from the Euryarchaeota archaeon genome encodes:
- a CDS encoding M67 family metallopeptidase has translation MTIVIPATLAAAIRHAGEDAFPEECCGLLVGVDGEPRMVKETLAMDNVFPGPRNNRYTIDPLKLAKADKDAEARGLQLIGFYHSHPDHPARPSSYDRDHAWPWYTFMITRVAGGVGSETTAWRLSSDRKVFNEEPIKVE, from the coding sequence TTGACGATCGTCATCCCGGCGACGCTTGCCGCGGCCATCCGGCACGCGGGCGAAGACGCGTTCCCGGAAGAGTGCTGCGGCCTGCTCGTAGGCGTCGACGGCGAACCGCGCATGGTGAAGGAGACGCTCGCGATGGATAACGTCTTCCCGGGCCCTCGCAACAACCGGTACACGATCGATCCGTTGAAACTCGCCAAGGCCGACAAGGACGCGGAGGCGAGAGGTCTCCAATTGATCGGCTTCTACCACAGCCATCCAGATCATCCCGCCAGGCCCAGCAGTTACGATCGGGACCACGCGTGGCCATGGTACACCTTCATGATCACGCGAGTCGCCGGCGGCGTGGGATCGGAGACGACTGCGTGGCGGCTTTCGAGCGACAGAAAAGTATTCAATGAAGAGCCCATCAAGGTTGAATAG